From Mytilus edulis chromosome 8, xbMytEdul2.2, whole genome shotgun sequence, one genomic window encodes:
- the LOC139486393 gene encoding uncharacterized protein, protein MSREHFEKLARKVCPLLERPRTHLYPISATERLAMTLRYLASGDSQTSIALAYRVSKSTVCNAISEVCNAIWRSLNTEYLKAPTTEQEWLTIEEGFSGTWNFPHCIGAIDGKHVTIQSPANSGSNFFNYKKSFSIVLLAVCDTDYNFTMIDVGCPGRFSDGGIFSNSKIGQRSENEELNIPAPCCLPGTDNTCPYVFVGDEAFPLKQYMMRPYPRTQLDYTKRIFNYRLSRARRVIENAFGILASRWRIFRRPILATPEKSTEIVKAALSLHNFVKYEERNVPVLQRRYCPPRYVDTDDNGNIIEGMWRNEIGDASGIVGINQTGSNMFKKRARETREKFENYFVSDIGKVEWQNTSVHFGEQE, encoded by the exons ATGTCACGggagcattttgaaaagttggcaagAAAAGTATGTCCCCTGCTTGAAAGACCCAGGACACATTTGTATCCAATCAGTGCTACTGAAAGATTGGCAATGACGTTACG ATATTTAGCTTCTGGAGATTCCCAAACTTCGATAGCTCTTGCTTACCGGGTATCCAAATCAACTGTTTGTAACGCTATTTCTGAAGTATGCAATGCAATATGGCGAAGTCTAAACACAGAATATCTGAAAGCACCAACTACAGAACAAGAATGGTTAACTATTGAGGAAGGATTCAGTGGTACTTGGAATTTCCCACATTGCATAGGGGCAATAGATGGTAAACATGTAACGATTCAATCACCTGCTAACTCTGGATCTAATTTCTTTAATTATAAGAAATCGTTTAGTATTGTTCTTCTCGCAGTTTGCGATACAGATTACAACTTTACAATGATAGATGTCGGATGTCCGGGTCGATTTAGTGATGGCGGTATATTCTCGAACTCCAAGATAGGTCAACGGTCAGAAAATGAAGAACTTAATATTCCAGCCCCGTGTTGTCTTCCTGGTACAGATAACACTTGCCCGTATGTTTTTGTAGGTGACGAAGCTTTTCCTCTTAAACAATACATGATGCGTCCTTATCCGAGGACACAGTTAGATTATACGAAGAGGATCTTTAATTACAGATTGTCAAGGGCAAGACGTGTTATCGAAAATGCTTTTGGAATACTTGCAAGCCGATGGAGGATATTTAGGAGACCCATTTTGGCAACTCCAGAGAAGAGTACAGAAATTGTCAAAGCCGCATTGTCTTTACATAATTTTGTCAAGTATGAAGAGAGAAACGTTCCTGTCCTTCAGCGTAGGTACTGCCCTCCCAGGTATGTAGATACAGATGACAACGGCAACATAATTGAGGGCATGTGGCGGAATGAAATTGGTGATGCTAGTGGGATCGTTGGGATAAATCAAACAGGGAgcaacatgtttaaaaaaagagCTCGGGAAACAAGGGAGAAGTTCGAGAACTATTTCGTGAGTGACATAGGAAAGGTGGAGTGGCAAAATACAAGTGTTCATTTTGGTGAACAGGAATAA